The following proteins come from a genomic window of Pseudomonas putida:
- a CDS encoding IS66 family transposase — translation MISMPENLPDDPVLLKQLLEQMIHERASDKGKIVHLEEEVALLRQRLFGRKTEQTGDAATPQLPLFDEAESLAEPLDEADDEEVVAPTKRRGKRKPLPADLPRIEVVHELPEHELTCACGCRKHAIGEEVSEQLEIVPMQIRVIKHVRKVYGCRDCESAPVTADKPAQMIEKSMASPSVLAMLLTTKYVDGLPLHRFEKVLGRHGIDIPRQTLARWVIQCSEHFQPLLNLMRESLLNSRIIHCDETRVQVLKEPGREPSSQSWMWVQTGGPPDRPVILFDYATSRAQEVPVRLLDGYRGYVMTDDYAGYNALAAQDGLERLGCWAHARRKFVEAQKVQPKGKTGRADIALNLINKLYGVERDLKDSDDEDRKVARMERSLPLLTQLKNWVEKTQPQVTTQNALGKAIGYLASNWSKLERYVEHGYLPMDNNAAERAIRPFVIGRKNWLFSDTPKGATASAQLYSLVETAKANGQEPYAWLRHALERLPQACSVEDYEALLPWNCTPHIHS, via the coding sequence ATGATTTCCATGCCCGAAAACCTCCCTGACGATCCTGTTCTGCTCAAGCAACTGCTTGAGCAGATGATCCACGAGCGCGCGTCCGACAAGGGCAAGATCGTTCATCTCGAAGAGGAAGTTGCGCTATTGCGCCAGCGCTTGTTCGGGCGCAAGACCGAGCAGACTGGCGATGCGGCGACACCACAGTTGCCACTCTTCGACGAAGCGGAAAGCCTGGCCGAGCCCTTGGATGAGGCTGACGACGAAGAAGTCGTTGCGCCAACCAAACGCCGTGGCAAGCGCAAGCCGCTGCCAGCTGATTTGCCGCGTATCGAAGTTGTCCACGAACTGCCCGAGCATGAACTGACCTGCGCTTGTGGCTGCCGTAAACATGCCATCGGTGAAGAAGTCAGCGAACAACTTGAAATCGTCCCGATGCAGATTCGCGTCATCAAACATGTTCGCAAGGTGTACGGCTGCCGGGACTGCGAGTCAGCGCCCGTAACGGCGGACAAGCCCGCCCAGATGATCGAGAAAAGCATGGCCAGCCCGAGTGTGCTGGCCATGCTGCTGACCACCAAATACGTAGACGGCTTGCCGCTTCACCGCTTCGAAAAAGTGCTGGGGCGTCACGGTATCGATATCCCGCGCCAGACCCTGGCACGCTGGGTGATTCAATGCAGCGAGCACTTTCAGCCGCTGCTGAATCTGATGCGCGAAAGCCTGTTGAACAGTCGGATCATCCACTGTGATGAAACACGTGTGCAGGTGTTGAAAGAGCCTGGTCGTGAGCCCAGCAGCCAATCCTGGATGTGGGTGCAAACCGGCGGCCCACCTGATCGCCCGGTGATCCTTTTCGACTACGCCACCAGCCGAGCGCAGGAGGTGCCGGTGCGCCTGCTGGACGGCTATCGCGGCTATGTCATGACCGACGACTACGCCGGTTACAACGCGCTGGCCGCACAGGACGGGCTGGAGCGATTGGGCTGCTGGGCGCACGCGCGCCGCAAGTTCGTCGAAGCGCAGAAAGTACAGCCCAAGGGCAAAACAGGACGCGCTGACATCGCATTGAACCTGATCAATAAGCTCTATGGCGTCGAGCGCGACTTGAAGGACAGTGACGACGAAGATCGTAAGGTTGCCCGCATGGAGCGCAGCCTGCCATTGCTGACTCAGCTGAAAAACTGGGTAGAGAAAACGCAACCTCAGGTCACGACGCAGAATGCCTTGGGCAAGGCCATCGGTTACTTGGCCAGCAACTGGAGCAAATTGGAACGCTACGTCGAGCACGGCTACTTGCCGATGGACAACAACGCGGCCGAGCGTGCGATCCGCCCGTTTGTCATCGGGAGAAAGAACTGGTTGTTCAGTGACACGCCCAAAGGTGCCACTGCCAGCGCACAACTTTACAGCTTGGTAGAAACGGCCAAAGCCAACGGCCAAGAACCCTATGCGTGGCTGCGCCACGCACTGGAACGCCTGCCGCAGGCGTGCTCAGTCGAAGACTACGAAGCGCTACTGCCATGGAATTGCACACCTCACATACACAGCTAG
- a CDS encoding DoxX family membrane protein has protein sequence MPRLKPFLDPHPPTLTAIGLLFMRVTAALLLLFIHGLPKLLDWSEELQRIEDPFGLGATLTLALTVFAEVVCPLLLLLGIAARLACLPVLAVLLVALVVVHPDWTLEQGQFAWLLVALYGGLALTGPGVYSVAGCIWRNRVT, from the coding sequence ATGCCACGCTTGAAACCCTTTCTCGACCCCCATCCCCCAACCCTGACCGCCATCGGCCTGCTGTTCATGCGGGTAACGGCTGCCTTGCTGTTGCTGTTCATTCACGGCCTGCCCAAGCTGTTGGACTGGAGCGAGGAATTGCAGCGCATCGAAGACCCCTTCGGCCTGGGCGCGACCCTGACCTTGGCCTTGACTGTGTTTGCCGAGGTGGTTTGCCCACTGCTGCTGCTACTGGGGATCGCTGCACGTCTGGCTTGCCTGCCCGTGCTGGCGGTGTTGCTGGTGGCGCTGGTGGTGGTGCACCCGGACTGGACACTGGAGCAGGGCCAGTTTGCCTGGTTACTGGTGGCGCTTTATGGCGGCTTGGCCTTGACAGGGCCTGGGGTTTACTCAGTTGCCGGATGCATCTGGCGGAACAGGGTTACCTGA
- a CDS encoding gamma-glutamylcyclotransferase, whose amino-acid sequence MQPSSAYPVLLFSYGTLQDKAVQLANFGRELNGQADRMPGYRLDWVEITDPGVLATSGKSHHPIVSPSGQANDSVAGMVFQISEDELAAADRYEVADYKRVAVTLASGLTAWVYVRA is encoded by the coding sequence ATGCAGCCCTCAAGCGCATACCCGGTACTGTTGTTTTCCTACGGAACCTTGCAGGATAAAGCCGTGCAACTGGCCAACTTTGGCCGTGAGCTGAACGGCCAGGCCGACCGTATGCCGGGCTACCGCCTGGACTGGGTCGAGATCACCGACCCTGGCGTACTGGCGACCAGCGGCAAGTCCCATCATCCCATCGTTTCCCCCAGCGGCCAGGCCAACGACAGCGTGGCCGGCATGGTCTTCCAGATCAGCGAAGACGAACTGGCAGCGGCGGACCGCTATGAAGTTGCCGACTACAAGCGCGTTGCCGTCACCCTTGCATCGGGCCTGACAGCCTGGGTCTATGTACGTGCCTGA
- a CDS encoding DUF4034 domain-containing protein, with amino-acid sequence MQTLTRTHKVIRELVQASAFIELNRFFDRLEAQWRQAPPGEFPAYLAAIEGHMLLDQENKSDRALSQVLRAWIDACPRAYHPQVVMGMHCFHRACQVQVDGPRNAARLLAVAQICESATAHLLRAMDRAARPVAAAIGMLRISAQFHEPGWLLQLFQGEPARFRPSAHADVEVQEAAAPLLVRHGLLALAELPQALPLYLGKRVDHEHEDPRHYWLRHALIARPGCFEAIQALAVYLLPHWGGSLDAFELLISGPLCATWDERLRNALRWMAVEGRLMLPHAAPLQTVTDWQQVVEDWSERPLRPRERTVVLAWRGALRSRVSGDHAGAMRDFAASLACNADLGAIRAMGVPFRCLVELILRDGMADEKQLLHGAIERLCDGRSHAAACALRAAGHRFGLWALPRSAEQARLWLQRAVNRQCAGQAPGFEVLEVARLLWAANRHEVACYLYERCAELNLPGAALALYELHRGGLANTPAHYLDDEAAGYWLQRAVEAGSRQAKYNLACLRMDGDEDLNERSAMLAVRRLLVDALGNPQINARARLHLGILLRRFGEVQERTEAVAYLLSLVEHPDPWLAGRACAELGLAWMQGRGTRKQSRFAAIEWVNRAVSLQPRDTAIGDIQAEILNSHNRVKTLFTQCGAALFRGTLHASELPPKQAFPHTGSLRVQPASNRLRHVHRPRLSGPMQG; translated from the coding sequence GTGCAAACGCTCACCCGCACGCACAAGGTAATTCGCGAACTGGTGCAGGCCAGTGCATTCATTGAACTCAACCGCTTTTTCGACAGGCTCGAGGCTCAGTGGCGCCAAGCCCCGCCCGGCGAGTTCCCGGCCTACCTGGCGGCCATTGAAGGGCACATGCTGCTCGATCAGGAAAACAAGAGTGACAGGGCGCTGAGCCAAGTGCTCAGAGCCTGGATTGACGCCTGCCCCAGGGCTTACCACCCACAAGTGGTAATGGGCATGCACTGCTTCCACCGCGCCTGCCAGGTGCAGGTTGATGGCCCACGCAACGCTGCACGCTTGCTGGCTGTTGCGCAAATTTGTGAATCCGCCACCGCGCACCTGTTGCGTGCAATGGACCGCGCTGCGCGCCCCGTGGCAGCGGCCATTGGCATGCTGCGCATCAGTGCGCAGTTCCATGAGCCAGGTTGGTTGCTCCAACTGTTTCAGGGGGAGCCTGCACGCTTCAGGCCCAGTGCACATGCCGATGTAGAGGTGCAGGAAGCTGCAGCGCCGTTGCTGGTGAGGCATGGGTTGTTGGCCTTGGCCGAGCTGCCACAGGCGCTGCCGCTCTACCTGGGCAAGCGGGTCGATCATGAACACGAAGATCCTCGCCATTACTGGCTGCGCCATGCGCTGATTGCCCGCCCCGGTTGCTTCGAAGCGATCCAGGCCCTTGCTGTGTACCTGCTGCCCCACTGGGGCGGCAGCCTCGATGCGTTCGAGCTGTTGATCAGTGGCCCCTTATGCGCAACCTGGGACGAGCGCTTGCGTAATGCGCTGCGCTGGATGGCCGTCGAAGGCCGCCTGATGCTGCCACACGCTGCCCCGTTGCAGACCGTCACCGACTGGCAGCAGGTGGTCGAAGACTGGTCAGAGCGCCCGTTAAGGCCCAGAGAGCGTACCGTCGTTTTGGCATGGCGGGGGGCGCTGCGCAGCAGGGTATCGGGAGACCATGCTGGCGCTATGCGCGACTTTGCCGCGAGCTTGGCGTGCAATGCCGATCTCGGCGCCATCCGCGCCATGGGCGTGCCTTTTCGCTGTTTGGTCGAGCTGATACTGCGTGATGGTATGGCAGATGAGAAGCAACTGTTACACGGCGCCATTGAGCGCCTGTGTGACGGCCGTTCACATGCTGCTGCCTGTGCATTGCGCGCGGCCGGGCACCGTTTCGGGCTGTGGGCGCTGCCACGCTCGGCCGAGCAGGCAAGGCTATGGTTGCAACGGGCGGTGAATCGCCAGTGCGCGGGTCAGGCACCGGGGTTCGAAGTGCTTGAAGTGGCACGGTTGCTGTGGGCAGCCAACCGCCATGAAGTGGCCTGCTACCTGTATGAACGCTGCGCCGAACTGAACCTGCCGGGTGCTGCCTTAGCCTTGTATGAACTGCACCGTGGCGGCCTGGCCAACACCCCGGCGCATTACCTGGATGACGAGGCAGCCGGGTATTGGCTGCAGCGTGCGGTGGAGGCGGGCAGCAGGCAGGCCAAGTACAACCTCGCCTGCCTGCGCATGGATGGCGATGAGGATTTGAACGAGCGCAGTGCCATGCTGGCGGTCAGGCGACTGCTTGTCGACGCGCTGGGCAACCCGCAGATCAACGCGCGTGCGCGTTTGCATCTGGGGATTCTGTTACGCCGGTTTGGTGAAGTGCAGGAGCGGACCGAGGCGGTTGCTTACCTGCTGAGCCTGGTCGAGCACCCGGACCCGTGGCTTGCCGGGCGTGCCTGCGCCGAACTGGGGCTGGCCTGGATGCAGGGGCGTGGCACCCGCAAGCAAAGCCGCTTTGCCGCCATCGAATGGGTCAACCGAGCGGTCAGCTTGCAGCCACGGGATACGGCCATTGGTGATATCCAGGCCGAGATCCTCAATTCGCACAACCGGGTGAAGACGCTGTTTACTCAGTGCGGGGCGGCGTTGTTCCGCGGCACACTGCATGCAAGTGAGCTACCACCGAAACAGGCCTTCCCCCACACCGGGTCGTTGCGGGTTCAGCCTGCATCGAACCGTCTCAGGCACGTACATAGACCCAGGCTGTCAGGCCCGATGCAAGGGTGA
- the hcp gene encoding type VI secretion system tube protein Hcp, with protein MAFDAYIQIAEITGEALDQQYANWIEIVGYKFGASQSTSATASSAGGASSGRTTLTNFTFTKYLDSASCKLLEASCAGQHLKEVKLVVCRAGTDKLKYYEVVLEEVIIADYAQSASSGVPMEVVQLNYGRIKTTYTRQKRLDGSAGGNVTGGWDRINNKKYA; from the coding sequence ATGGCTTTCGATGCCTATATCCAAATCGCGGAAATCACTGGCGAAGCGCTGGACCAGCAATACGCCAACTGGATCGAAATCGTCGGCTATAAATTCGGTGCCAGCCAAAGCACCTCAGCCACCGCAAGCTCTGCGGGTGGTGCATCTTCAGGGCGCACCACCCTCACCAATTTCACCTTCACCAAATACCTGGACAGTGCCAGCTGCAAGCTTCTTGAAGCCAGTTGTGCCGGCCAGCACCTAAAGGAAGTGAAGCTGGTGGTATGCCGTGCTGGTACCGACAAGCTCAAGTACTACGAAGTCGTTCTCGAAGAAGTGATCATCGCCGACTACGCCCAGAGCGCCAGTTCCGGCGTCCCGATGGAAGTCGTACAGCTAAACTACGGGCGGATCAAAACCACCTACACGCGGCAGAAGCGCCTCGACGGCAGCGCGGGCGGCAACGTCACGGGCGGTTGGGACCGTATCAACAACAAGAAGTATGCGTGA
- a CDS encoding YifB family Mg chelatase-like AAA ATPase: protein MSLALVHSRAQVGVQAPAVSVETHLTNGLPHLTLVGLPETTVKESKDRVRSAIVNSGLKYPQRRITQNLAPADLPKDGGRYDLAIALGILAADGQVPIATLADMECLGELALSGKLRPVQGVLPAALAAREAGRALVVPRENAEEASLAGGLVVYAVGHLLELVAHLNGQVPLPPYAANGLILQQRPYPDLSEVQGQLAAKRALLLAAAGAHNLLFTGPPGTGKTLLASRLPGLLPPLDEHEALEVAAIQSVSGKAPLNSWPQRPFRHPHHSASGPALVGGGSRPQPGEITLAHHGVLFLDELPEFERRVLEVLREPLESGEIVIARARDKVRFPARFQLVAAMNPCPCGYLGDPTGRCRCSTEQIARYRNKLSGPLLDRIDLHLTVARESTTLNNQPSGETSADVAVRVAEARELQHSRQGCANAFLDLEGLRHHCGLVAADQVWLEGACERLTLSLRAAHRLLKVARTLADLEGCETIGRTHLAEALQYRPGSS, encoded by the coding sequence ATGTCCCTAGCCCTCGTCCACAGCCGCGCCCAGGTAGGCGTGCAGGCACCGGCGGTCAGCGTCGAAACCCACCTGACCAACGGCCTGCCTCATCTCACCCTGGTCGGCCTGCCGGAAACCACAGTCAAGGAAAGCAAGGACCGGGTGCGCAGCGCCATCGTCAACTCCGGGCTGAAGTACCCGCAGCGGCGCATTACCCAGAACCTCGCCCCCGCCGACCTGCCCAAGGATGGCGGCCGATATGACCTGGCCATTGCCCTGGGCATCCTTGCCGCCGACGGCCAGGTGCCGATTGCCACCCTGGCCGATATGGAATGCCTGGGCGAACTGGCGCTGTCGGGGAAATTGCGGCCGGTGCAGGGCGTGCTGCCTGCGGCACTGGCGGCACGCGAGGCAGGCCGGGCGCTGGTGGTACCACGGGAAAATGCCGAGGAAGCCAGCCTAGCCGGCGGGTTGGTGGTGTATGCGGTGGGCCACCTGCTGGAGTTGGTCGCCCACCTGAACGGCCAGGTGCCGCTGCCGCCCTACGCAGCCAACGGCCTGATCCTGCAGCAACGCCCCTACCCGGACCTGAGCGAAGTGCAGGGCCAACTGGCAGCCAAGCGTGCCTTGCTGCTGGCTGCGGCCGGGGCGCACAACCTGTTGTTCACCGGCCCCCCCGGCACCGGCAAGACCTTGCTCGCCAGCCGCCTGCCCGGGCTGCTTCCACCGCTGGACGAGCACGAAGCGCTGGAAGTGGCGGCAATCCAGTCGGTCAGCGGGAAAGCGCCGCTGAATAGCTGGCCACAGCGACCCTTTCGCCACCCCCATCACTCTGCGTCCGGCCCTGCGCTGGTTGGTGGCGGTAGCCGACCGCAACCAGGTGAAATCACGCTCGCCCATCACGGCGTGTTGTTTCTCGACGAACTTCCGGAGTTTGAGCGGCGCGTACTGGAAGTGCTTCGCGAGCCACTGGAGTCAGGTGAAATCGTGATTGCCCGTGCCCGCGACAAGGTGCGTTTCCCCGCGCGCTTCCAGTTGGTGGCGGCGATGAACCCCTGCCCTTGCGGCTACCTGGGCGACCCCACTGGCCGCTGCCGCTGCAGCACCGAGCAGATCGCGCGCTATCGCAACAAACTGTCCGGGCCACTGCTGGACCGCATCGACCTGCACCTGACCGTGGCTCGCGAAAGCACTACGTTGAACAACCAGCCTAGCGGTGAAACCAGTGCCGATGTCGCCGTCAGGGTGGCTGAAGCGCGGGAGCTGCAGCACAGCCGACAAGGGTGTGCAAATGCATTTCTAGACCTTGAAGGTTTAAGGCACCACTGTGGGTTGGTAGCAGCGGACCAAGTCTGGCTGGAAGGGGCCTGCGAGCGGCTGACCTTGTCGCTACGGGCGGCGCACCGGTTGTTGAAGGTGGCGCGGACGTTGGCGGACCTGGAGGGATGCGAGACGATTGGCCGGACGCACCTGGCCGAGGCCCTGCAGTACCGGCCAGGGAGCAGTTAG
- the glnK gene encoding P-II family nitrogen regulator: MKLVTAIIKPFKLDDVRESLSEIGVQGITVTEVKGFGRQKGHTELYRGAEYVVDFLPKVKIDVAIDDKDLDRVIEAITKAANTGKIGDGKIFVVNLEQAIRIRTGETDTDAI; encoded by the coding sequence ATGAAGCTAGTCACAGCCATCATCAAGCCGTTCAAGCTGGACGACGTGCGCGAGTCGCTGTCGGAAATCGGCGTGCAGGGCATCACCGTCACTGAAGTCAAAGGCTTCGGTCGGCAGAAGGGCCACACCGAGCTGTATCGCGGTGCTGAATATGTGGTCGATTTCCTGCCCAAGGTGAAGATCGATGTCGCCATCGATGACAAGGACCTTGATCGGGTAATCGAAGCCATCACCAAGGCAGCCAACACCGGCAAGATCGGTGACGGCAAGATTTTCGTGGTGAATCTGGAGCAGGCAATCCGCATCCGTACCGGCGAAACCGATACCGACGCGATTTAA
- a CDS encoding response regulator produces the protein MCIVDDDASVRKSLANLLRSAGFETLSFSAADAFLASPLAGEAGCVLLDLKMPGMSGLEVQRELAQRGWRLPVICMSAHWDDGSVRAAMGLGALACLGKPFSEEVLLKVVEEALAGGQ, from the coding sequence GTGTGCATCGTCGACGACGATGCCTCGGTGCGCAAAAGCCTGGCCAACCTGCTGCGCTCGGCGGGGTTCGAGACCTTGTCGTTTTCCGCCGCGGACGCCTTCCTGGCCTCGCCACTGGCGGGCGAGGCGGGCTGTGTGTTGCTTGACCTGAAGATGCCGGGGATGAGCGGGCTGGAGGTACAGCGTGAGCTGGCACAGCGGGGGTGGCGCTTGCCGGTGATCTGCATGTCGGCACATTGGGACGATGGCTCGGTACGGGCAGCGATGGGCCTTGGGGCACTGGCCTGCCTGGGCAAGCCGTTTTCTGAAGAGGTGCTGCTGAAGGTGGTTGAAGAGGCTTTGGCCGGCGGTCAGTGA
- a CDS encoding accessory factor UbiK family protein, giving the protein MLAPKALLDALSDQASRLFSSDAAQPRAELESQFKVLMQGAFSKLDLVSRDEFDSQMVVLARTRARLEALEKQVAELEARLNPTSQDE; this is encoded by the coding sequence ATGCTCGCGCCCAAAGCCCTTCTCGATGCCCTGAGCGACCAGGCCTCGCGCCTGTTCAGCAGCGATGCCGCCCAGCCCCGTGCGGAACTGGAAAGCCAGTTCAAAGTGTTGATGCAAGGCGCCTTCAGCAAGCTGGACCTGGTCAGCCGTGACGAATTCGACAGCCAGATGGTCGTACTGGCGCGTACCCGCGCACGCCTCGAGGCCTTGGAAAAACAGGTAGCCGAACTGGAAGCCCGGCTGAACCCAACCTCACAGGATGAGTGA
- the amt gene encoding ammonium transporter: MTLRKIAGLGALLSLVMPGLALAEEAAPALNSGDTAWMLTATALVLFMTIPGLALFYGGMVRSKNVLSVMMQCFAITGLMSILWVIYGYSMAFDTAGMEKGVLNFNSFVGGFSKAFLSGVTPDSLTSAAALFPEAVFITFQMTFAIITPALIVGAFAERMKFSAMLVFMGIWFTLVYAPIAHMVWSGDGALMWDWGVLDFAGGTVVHINAGIAGLVCCLVLGKRKGYPTTPMAPHNLGYTLMGAAMLWIGWFGFNAGSAAAANGTAGMAMLVTQIATAAAALGWMFAEWIGHGKPSALGIASGVVAGLVAITPAAGTVGPIGALVIGLVSGVICYFCATTLKRKLGYDDSLDAFGVHGVGGIIGAILTGVFAAPALGGFGTVTDIGMQVWIQAKGVIFTVVYTAIVTYVILKVLDVVMGLRVNEEEESVGLDLAQHNERGYNL; encoded by the coding sequence ATGACTCTGCGTAAGATCGCAGGGCTAGGAGCCCTATTGTCCCTCGTAATGCCCGGGCTTGCCCTGGCAGAGGAAGCTGCCCCAGCGCTGAACTCCGGCGACACCGCCTGGATGCTGACCGCAACGGCGCTGGTGCTGTTCATGACCATTCCGGGCCTGGCCCTGTTCTATGGCGGCATGGTGCGTTCCAAGAACGTGCTGTCGGTGATGATGCAGTGCTTTGCAATTACCGGCCTGATGAGCATTCTCTGGGTCATTTACGGCTACAGCATGGCCTTCGATACCGCCGGTATGGAAAAGGGCGTGCTCAACTTCAACTCCTTCGTTGGCGGCTTCTCCAAGGCTTTCCTCAGCGGCGTCACGCCTGACAGCCTGACCTCGGCCGCCGCGCTGTTCCCTGAAGCGGTGTTCATCACCTTCCAGATGACGTTCGCCATCATCACCCCGGCATTGATCGTCGGTGCCTTTGCCGAGCGCATGAAGTTCTCGGCGATGCTGGTATTCATGGGTATCTGGTTCACCCTGGTGTATGCGCCGATCGCCCACATGGTATGGAGCGGTGACGGTGCCCTGATGTGGGACTGGGGCGTACTGGACTTCGCTGGCGGCACCGTGGTGCACATCAACGCCGGTATCGCAGGCCTGGTCTGCTGCCTGGTACTGGGCAAGCGCAAAGGCTACCCGACCACCCCGATGGCCCCGCACAACCTCGGCTATACCCTGATGGGCGCGGCGATGCTGTGGATCGGCTGGTTCGGCTTCAACGCAGGCTCTGCTGCTGCCGCCAACGGCACAGCCGGCATGGCCATGCTGGTCACCCAGATCGCTACCGCCGCCGCCGCACTGGGCTGGATGTTCGCCGAGTGGATCGGTCACGGTAAGCCAAGTGCGCTGGGCATCGCGTCGGGCGTGGTGGCTGGCCTGGTCGCCATCACCCCGGCTGCGGGCACTGTCGGGCCGATTGGCGCGCTGGTGATCGGCCTGGTTTCGGGTGTGATCTGCTACTTCTGCGCTACCACCCTCAAGCGCAAACTCGGCTATGACGATTCGCTGGATGCCTTCGGCGTGCACGGTGTTGGCGGCATCATCGGTGCCATCCTCACGGGTGTGTTTGCAGCCCCGGCACTGGGTGGCTTCGGTACCGTCACCGACATCGGCATGCAAGTCTGGATCCAGGCCAAGGGTGTGATTTTCACTGTGGTCTACACCGCCATCGTCACCTACGTGATCCTCAAGGTGCTGGATGTGGTGATGGGCCTGCGGGTCAACGAAGAAGAAGAGTCGGTCGGCCTCGACCTGGCTCAGCACAACGAACGCGGCTACAACCTGTAA
- a CDS encoding magnesium chelatase — protein sequence MSLALVHSRAQVGVQAPAVSVETHLTNGLPHLTLVGLPETTVKESKDRVRSAIVNSGLKYPQRRITQNLAADGLVPIATLADLECLGEPALSGKLRPVRGGGGSRFSK from the coding sequence ATGTCCCTAGCCCTCGTCCACAGCCGCGCCCAGGTAGGCGTGCAGGCACCGGCGGTCAGCGTCGAAACCCACCTGACCAACGGCCTGCCTCATCTCACCCTGGTCGGCCTGCCGGAAACCACAGTCAAGGAAAGCAAGGACCGGGTGCGCAGCGCCATCGTCAACTCCGGGCTGAAGTACCCGCAGCGGCGCATTACCCAGAACCTAGCTGCCGACGGCCTAGTGCCGATTGCCACCTTGGCCGATTTGGAATGCCTTGGCGAACCTGCGCTGTCGGGGAAATTGCGCCCGGTGCGGGGCGGCGGCGGCAGCAGGTTTTCGAAATAG
- a CDS encoding response regulator: protein MIRIGNALVSLERREVYVDGKPILLGGRAFEVLATLIRARGRVVGKDELFSQVWAGTVVEDNNLQVQVSLLRKAFGDRGLIQTVPRRGYRLAAQISLEVPGQALGGSLLHTMAEAVEPLDERVNVPVLVVDDDPSVRTALGRLLRSQDIPHHLFASAEALFEARLETPCACLLLDMHLPGTSGLEVQDALCRLALPWPIVFMTGFGTIPMTVQAMRAGAVEFLTKPFDEDQLLTLLQTVRARAVAEGRKWLHARQVEEKYQRLTQRERQVFSLVVGGLSHKQIARQIGTSEVTTKVHKKNIMNKMQSRSLLELAAMHNLLGARSESLGSA from the coding sequence ATGATCCGAATAGGCAATGCCCTGGTGTCGCTGGAGCGGCGCGAAGTCTATGTCGACGGCAAGCCGATCCTGTTGGGGGGGCGTGCTTTCGAAGTGCTGGCCACGCTGATCAGGGCCAGGGGCCGCGTGGTCGGCAAGGACGAGCTGTTCAGTCAGGTGTGGGCTGGTACGGTGGTTGAGGACAATAACTTGCAGGTGCAGGTGTCCTTGCTGCGCAAGGCCTTTGGCGACCGCGGCCTGATCCAGACCGTGCCGCGCCGGGGCTACCGTCTGGCCGCGCAGATCAGCCTCGAGGTGCCGGGTCAGGCACTGGGTGGGTCGTTGCTGCACACCATGGCCGAGGCTGTCGAGCCGCTCGATGAGCGCGTGAACGTGCCGGTGCTGGTCGTGGATGACGACCCGTCGGTGCGCACCGCTTTGGGCCGGCTGTTGCGCTCGCAGGACATCCCGCATCACTTGTTTGCCAGCGCCGAGGCTCTGTTCGAGGCCCGCCTGGAAACCCCCTGTGCCTGCCTGCTGCTGGACATGCACTTGCCGGGTACAAGCGGCCTGGAGGTACAGGATGCGCTGTGCCGGCTGGCGCTGCCCTGGCCGATCGTGTTCATGACCGGCTTCGGCACCATCCCGATGACAGTCCAGGCCATGCGCGCCGGAGCGGTGGAGTTCCTGACCAAGCCGTTCGATGAAGACCAGTTGCTGACCTTGTTGCAGACAGTGCGCGCCCGTGCCGTGGCCGAAGGCCGCAAGTGGCTCCATGCGCGGCAGGTCGAGGAAAAGTACCAGCGCCTGACTCAGCGTGAGCGCCAGGTCTTCTCGCTGGTGGTAGGCGGCTTGTCGCACAAGCAGATTGCCAGGCAGATCGGCACCAGTGAGGTGACGACCAAGGTGCACAAGAAGAACATCATGAACAAGATGCAGTCCCGCTCGTTGCTGGAGCTTGCGGCCATGCACAACCTTCTCGGCGCGCGGTCTGAGAGCCTGGGCAGCGCATGA
- the tnpB gene encoding IS66 family insertion sequence element accessory protein TnpB translates to MRPDAKVEKVYLYPKPVDFRKSIDGLAALVELDIKVAVFDPVLFVFLNKSRNRVKILYWERNGFCLWLKRLESERFKTSPDPTEVAIVLTVQELNWLLDGFDLWRNRPHQVLTPRYVA, encoded by the coding sequence ATGCGACCCGACGCCAAAGTCGAAAAAGTGTACCTCTACCCCAAGCCTGTCGACTTTCGAAAATCCATCGATGGCCTGGCCGCATTGGTCGAACTCGATATCAAAGTGGCGGTGTTCGACCCAGTGCTTTTCGTCTTCCTCAACAAGTCTCGCAATCGCGTGAAAATCCTTTATTGGGAGCGAAACGGCTTCTGCCTCTGGCTCAAACGCCTGGAGTCCGAACGTTTCAAAACTTCACCCGATCCGACTGAGGTCGCCATTGTCCTGACCGTTCAGGAACTGAACTGGCTGCTTGATGGCTTCGACCTCTGGCGCAACCGTCCGCATCAGGTTTTGACGCCTCGATACGTCGCCTGA